Proteins encoded within one genomic window of Chitinivibrio alkaliphilus ACht1:
- a CDS encoding RNA recognition motif domain-containing protein, with the protein MNIYVGNISWGVKDEDLRDAFMAYGEVESAKIITDRESGRSKGFGFVEMPNDDEGQAAIDALNDQELDGRPLKVNVARPRRPRAESWS; encoded by the coding sequence ATGAATATTTATGTTGGTAACATCTCTTGGGGTGTTAAAGACGAAGACCTTCGCGATGCATTCATGGCATATGGCGAAGTTGAATCAGCCAAAATCATCACAGACAGAGAGTCTGGACGTTCAAAGGGTTTTGGATTTGTAGAAATGCCGAATGATGACGAAGGACAAGCAGCAATTGACGCCCTTAACGATCAAGAACTAGACGGACGTCCTCTTAAGGTTAACGTGGCTCGTCCCCGTAGACCTCGGGCTGAAAGCTGGAGCTAA
- a CDS encoding rhomboid family intramembrane serine protease has product MKRAIKISFDSPVTLVFAITAFIVQVVETNFQLGLTLQFFSRSGSMTWNDPWEYLRLFSHSIGHADYEHLLGNLFVILLLGPVLEARYGEKKILGALLLTALSSSLIQLLLFRGAINGASGIVLLYIILVSAVNLKKGSIPLSFILVFLIFIGGEGLRAFQTDGISQIAHIIGGVCGALFLLFTGGKGHDSEENKKHLF; this is encoded by the coding sequence ATGAAACGTGCCATAAAGATCTCCTTTGACTCCCCTGTAACTCTCGTATTTGCCATAACAGCATTTATTGTGCAGGTCGTGGAAACAAATTTCCAACTCGGCCTAACCCTCCAGTTTTTTTCGAGAAGCGGAAGCATGACCTGGAACGACCCTTGGGAGTATCTCCGCCTTTTTAGTCATAGTATTGGGCATGCAGACTACGAACACCTCTTAGGCAATCTTTTTGTCATCCTCCTGCTTGGCCCCGTACTTGAAGCACGATATGGAGAAAAGAAGATCTTAGGAGCACTGCTACTCACAGCGCTGAGCAGCTCCTTGATACAACTGCTTTTGTTCCGTGGGGCTATTAATGGGGCAAGCGGAATCGTTCTTCTCTACATCATCCTCGTCTCTGCAGTAAATCTTAAGAAAGGAAGCATTCCTCTCTCATTCATACTCGTCTTTCTCATATTCATTGGAGGAGAGGGGCTTCGCGCATTCCAAACAGATGGCATTTCTCAAATAGCTCATATTATTGGGGGAGTCTGCGGTGCTCTGTTCTTGCTTTTCACCGGCGGCAAGGGACATGACAGCGAGGAAAATAAAAAACACCTTTTTTAA